AGTGATATATACGTAGCCTTAAATGCTTTCATAAAAGATCTACAATTTGAAATTCCAAAATTGCCAAATGGAAAAAAATGGTATAGGGTAGTGGATACATCCCAAGAATCGCCCAAGGATTTTCTCTTAGAACCTTCTATAATTCAAGATAATTACTACACAGTACATTCAAGGAGCTCAATAGTTTTAATTTCAAAAAAATAAAAAGGAGGAGTTTTTCAATGCTTTCTGATATTGAAATTGCAAGATCTGCAAAACTCAAAAAAATTGATTTAATCGCAAACGAACTGGATATTCCAGAGGAGTACTACAACCTTTACGGTAAAAACATCGCCAAAGTTTCCCACAAATATTTGAATGAACTTAACTTCAAAAATGATGGTAATTTAGTAATGGTCACTGCTATTACACCAACCCCTGCTGGTGAAGGAAAAACTACTACAAGTATCTCACTATCCATGGCTTTAAACAAAATCCACAAAAGATCGATAGTAACGCTAAGAGAACCTTCTTTGGGTCCGGTAATGGGTATAAAAGGTGGAGCAGCAGGAGGAGGGTATTCTCAAGTCCTCCCTATGGAAGACATAAACTTACATTTTACAGGAGACATTCATGCTATTTCCTCAGCACATAACCTGGTGTCTGCAGTTTTAGACGATTATATAAAGTACAACAAATGTGACATAGATTCAACCGAAGTCTCTTGGCCTCGCACTATGGACATGAACGATAGGGCCTTGAGAGAAATAATAGTTGCCTTGGGTGGAAAGAAAAACGGTTATCCTAGACAAGATGGTTTTATAATCACCGCTGCTTCAGAAATAATGGCAATACTATGTTTGGCAGAAAATCTTGAAGATTTAAAGAAAAAATTATCTAATATAGTAGTTGCACGAAATAAAAAGAGAGAGCCAGTGACTGTAAAAGATTTAGAAATTACAGGTGCTCTTTCTGTATTGTTAAAAGATGCGATTAATCCTAACTTAGTTCAAACAATAGAAAATACACCTGCTTTCGTTCATGGTGGACCATTTGCAAATATTGCCCATGGGACCAATTCTATTTTAGCAACAAAACTTGCTTTGAAGCTTTCTGATTACGTTGTAACAGAAACAGGTTTTGGTTCTGATTTAGGAGGAGAAAAATTCTATGATTTTGTTTCTCCAACTTTTGGTTTAAAACCATCAGCAACGGTTTTGGTAGCTACGATAAGGGCTTTAAAATACCACGGCGGGCAAAACCTAAAAGATTTGAATACACCAAACCTTGAAAGTTTAGAGAAAGGGTTGCCTAACTTACAGGTTCATGTTGAAAACCTAAAAAAGTACAATATTCCTGTGGTTGTTTCTTTAAATAAATTTTACTCAGATACGGATGACGAAATCAATATGGTAAAAGATTATTGCGATAAATTAGGTGTAGAAGTAAGTGTCAACGAAGGATTTGAGAAAGGTTCAGAAGGTGCTATAGACTTAGCTGAAAAAGTGGTAAAAGTTAGCGAGCAAAGATCCGAATTGAAAAGTATTTACGATTTTGAAGATCCTTTAGAAGTGAAAATAGAAAAGTTAGCAAAAAATATCTATCGTGCTGCCAAGGTTGAATATTCTTCACAGGCCTTATCAACAATAAAATTTTTGAAAAAATACGGATACGAAAATCTCCCTATAATTGTAGCAAAAACCCAGTATTCTATATCCGACGATCCTAAAAAACTTGGATTTCCAAAAGATTATACATTCACAATACGCGATTTCGAACTTTCCGCGGGTGCTGGTTTCATTGTGGCATTGGCTGGTGATATATTGAGAATGCCTGGACTTTCAAAAGTTCCCAATGCAGTAAATATGGATATAGACAATGAAGGAAACATATCCGGATTGTCATGAATATTCTAATAGAAAGATACGAATTTAGCCTCATTTCATTACACAAAGAGCTATATCAATTGCTTTTAGGGGGTATCACATTATGTTAATTGAAGTAAAGGATATTATTAATGAAATAAAGGCAGAAATATCATCACTTAAAGAAAAAGTTCCTTATGAACCCAAACTAGTAAGTTTAGTTGTTGAACCCGATGAATCTACCACATCTTATCTTAACTCTCAAAAAAGAAATGCAAAAAAATATGGAATCAACTTAGAAATTGTTGAAAGTAATGATTTGATTAATGATCTAAGAAAATATAATGAAGACGATGATACTGATGCGATCTTTATTGCAAGACCTTTAAAGAAAGGGTACACTGAACTAGATATAGCAAAATATATCAATCCAGAAAAAGATGTTGAAGGGGTAAGTTTACATAACATTGGTTCTATGTTTTACGAAAAAGAACTATTTGTACCTTGTACAGCAGAAGCAGTGGTGAAAATAATAGAAGATACGACCGACGTTAGAGGAAAGAATATTGTTATTCTTGGAAGAAGTACGACGGTAGGAAAACCAGCTGCAATAATGCTTCAAAGACATGGAAGGGATGCCACTGTTACGGTCACACATACAAAAACTAATAACTTAAAAGAGGTAACCAAAAAAGCAGACATTTTGGTTGCAGCAATAGGAAAGGCTAATTTCGTTGATAGGAGTTTTGTAAAAGAAGGAATGATCGTGATTGATGTGGGGATTAATGTATTGAATGGAAAGATAGTAGGTGATGTAGATAAAGATATCTCAGAAATTTGCAAATTAACACCTGTACCCGGTGGAGTAGGAAGTGTTACAACAGCTATCCTAATGAGAAATGTTTTTAGAGCGGCTAACAATAAAAAGGGAGATTTATAATCTTGAAATACAATTTTGACGAAATTGTGGACAGAAAACCAACAGAATCAGTAAAATGGAACGGTGTAAAAAAACTTTATGGTAGAGACGATGTTATTCCAATGTGGGTAGCGGATATGGATTTTAAATCTCCACCTGACGTAATTGAAGCTTTAAAAAAACGAGCAGAACATGGGATATTTGGATATCCAATGTTAGACGATTATTATTTTGACCCTTTTATAAATTGGATCGAAACCAGACATGGTAGTGAGGTAAAAAAAGAGTGGATAGTGACTACTGACGGTGTGGTTGACGCTTTAAAAGTAGCGATACTTGCCTACTCCAAACCAGGAGACAACGTTGTAATTCAAACACCTGTTTATTATCCTTTTTATAATATCATCAAATCCAATGGCCGAATGATAATAAAAAATTCTCTAAAATTTGAAAACAGAAATTATAGCATGGACTTTGATGATTTAGAAAAGAAATTATCACTCAAAAGAACGAAATTATTCATCTTATGTAATCCACACAACCCGGTTGGAAGAGTTTGGAAACGGGAAGAATTAGAAAAGCTACTTCAATTATGTGTTAAACATAACGTTATCTTGTTATCGGACGAAATACATTCAGATCTGGTATTTTCTCCCAACAAACATATTCCAATATTTTCGATCTCACAAGATATAAAAGAGAGTTCTTTAACTTTTTATGCCCCAAGTAAAACCTTTAATTTGGCTGGTTTAAAAGCGTCATTTGTTGTTATTCCAAATGAACAATTACGAACAGAATACAAAAACGTGATCGAGAGCCTTACAAGCGATAATTTAAATATCTTTGGAATGGTTGCAGCTAAAGTTGCTTACGAAAGAGGTAAAGATTGGCTTGATGATTTACTAAATTACTTAAGGGGTAATATTGATTACGTATACGATTTTTTCAATGAAAAACTACCTAAAATAAAATTACAAAAACCAGAGGGGACATATTTAATGTGGTTAGATTTTAGGGCATATGGAGATGAACAAAAAGTCAAAGATATACTCGTAAACAAAGCAAAAGTTGGTTTAGAAGAAGGTAGCATCTTTGGAGAAGAAGGTAAAGGCTTTTTTAGAATGAATATTGGATGCTCTATATCTATTTTAAAAGATGCATCCAACAATATTTATAATGCTTTTAAAGATTTATAAAAGTAGAAAAAGTAAGAGGGAGGATTTAATGTATCATTCTGCAAAGCAACTACTAGAACTTTGTGAAAAACAAAAAAAGCCAATCTATCAAGTAGTTATAGAAGAAGAATCCAAATCATCTGGTTCAGCTCCTGAAATGATTTTTTCACAAATGAAAGAAATTTTATCCGTCATGAAGCAATCCTCTCAAAGTACCTTGAATAAAAAGGTACCTAGTTTATCAGGAATGATGGGAGGAGATGCCCAACAGGTTAACAAATATCAAAAAGATGGTAAAACTCTTTTAGGGGTTATTCCTAATAAAGCAATGGCTATGGCCCTTTCAACCGCAGAAGTCAATGCCTCTATGGGAAAAATTGTAGCAGCTCCCACTGCAGGCTCTTCTGGCATACTGCCAGCAGTCTTGATGACTCTTGAGGAAAGTTTACATTTGAATGAAGAGGATTTGATCCATGCCCTACTTGTAGCATCAGGGATTGGACGAGTTATCGGTCAAAACGCAACCTTTTCCGGCGCTGAAGGGGGATGCCAAGTAGAGTGTGGTTCAGCAGCAGCTATGGCGGCGGGAGCTGCAGTGTTTGCTTCAGGAGGAAACAATGAACAAATCTTTCATGCAGCCTCTATTGTACTCATTAATATAATGGGGCTGGTTTGTGATCCCATTGCTGGTTTAGTAGAATTCCCCTGTATTCTGAGAAATGCTTCAGGAGCTATAAATGCCTTGTCTGCCGCAGATCTAGCTCTTGCGGGGGTAAAATCTTTGATACCTTTTGATGAAGTGGTAAAAGCAATGTACAAAGTAGGAAAAGCTCTTCCAGAAAGCTTAAGAGAAACAGGGCTTGGTGGTATAGCAGGTACTCCAACAGGTTGTGCTATAAGAAACTCTCTGCTTAAGAATGATTAAACTTTGTTACTTTCATTGCAATAATATCAGAAAGATAAAGAAAGGGATATCATATGAAAAACTTTGGTATTTTCGACGTAATCGGTCCCGTTATGATTGGTCCTTCTAGTTCTCATACTGCTGGTGCTGCTAGAATTGCTCTAGTAGCCCGAAGGATAGCTGGGGTAGGCTATCATCATGTGGATTTTTTTCTTCATGGTTCTTTTGCAGCTACTTACAAAGGCCATGGAACCGATAAGGCTCTTGTTGGAGGAATATTAGGGTTTGAACCTAGTGATCTACGCATTAAGAATTCTTTTTTTCATGCCAAAGAGGCTGGAATTACTTATAATTTTATTCCTGTTAACTTGGAAGACGTCCATCCTAATACCGTAAAAATTGAATTTCATTACCCCGATGGCAGTTGTTTTTATGTAATCGGTTCTTCTATCGGTGGAGGAAATATTGAAATCACTAATATTAATGGTACCTCTGTTATTTTTACTGCAGAAAATCCTACTTTACTTTTTAGATACAAAGAGCAAAAAGGAATGATTGCTTATATTTCCAATGCTTTGTACTCCAAAGGGCATAATATTGATTTAATGAGAACAATCAAAGAAGACGATGAGGTTCTTCTTATAGTTGAATTAAATGAAAGTTTAGATTCTGAACTCTATGAATCTATCCAAAACGGAAAGACTTTTTTATTTAGCAAATATATTTATGTACCCATTTCAAAAATAGGTAAAAGCAATGATTAAATAGAAGTTAAATGTCTTACTATTGAAAGTTTTAGAAAATAGTCAAATGCTTGCTTTTACAGTTTCCAAAAATGGTAAAAAACGCAAAACTAAGGAGGAAATTAAATTTGAGAGATTACAAAAAAATTTACTATGAATGGTTAAATAATTCATATATTGATGAAAAAGCAAAAGAAGAATTAAAAAGTATTGAAAACAATCCTGAAGAGATAAAAGAAAGATTCTACAAAGATCTCGAATTTGGAACAGCTGGATTGAGAGGAAAACTGGGTATAGGTTCTAATATGATGAATATATACACTGTAGGTAGAGCATCTCAAGCCCTTGCTGATTATATAACAGACTTCGGTGAAGAAAGAATGAAGATGGGTGTTGTGATAGCTTACGACGTACGCCACTTTTCAAAGGAGTTTGCAAAAGAATCTGCATTAATCCTTGCGGCAAATGGTATAAAAGCTTATTTATTTGACGATATTAGGCCCACACCCGTTTTATCCTTTGCTGTCAGATATTTAAAAACTACTGCTGGAATAGTCGTTACCGCTAGTCATAATCCGAAAGATTACAATGGTTACAAAGTTTATTGGGACCAAGGGTCTCAAATATTAGATGATGTTGCCAATGGAATAGTAGAAAAGATCGAAAAGATAGGATACGATTTTAGTAAAATAAAAAAAATAAAGGAAGAGGAAGCAATTAACAAGAATTTACTTCAATATATTTCAAAAGAAGTCGATGAAGAATACATTCAAAGAGTTGAAAGTCTGGCGTTAAGGGACGAAGATTTAGATAAAAATATAAAAATAGTTTACACACCTTTGAATGGAACATCAAATAATTTTGTCAGAAGGGTACTTAAAGATAGAGGTTTTAAAAATGTATTCATAGTTAAAGAACAAGAACTACCCGATCCAGATTTCAAAAGCGTTGCCAACCCAAATCCAGAATACGAAGTAGCTTTTGAAGAGGCAAAAAAATTAGGTTATGAAAAAAATGCCCAATTACTTTTAGCAAATGATCCCGATGGAGATAGAACCGCTTTAGAAATTTTACATGACAACAATTACAAAATGTTAAACGGTAACCAAGTTGGAGCTCTTTTGGTTAATTATATACTGGAAAGTAAAAGTGAAAAAGGAAGTTTAGAAGATAACTCTGTTATCATAAAATCAATAGTTACAGGAGATCTCACAAAAAGAATTGCAAAAAAATATGGTGTATCCGTTCTTGAAACGCTTACTGGATTTAAAAATATTTGTGGGAAAGAAAACGAATTAGAAAAAGAAGGCAAGAGTAAGTTTCTCTTTGGTTTCGAAGAAAGTATTGGTTATATATACGGCACCTTTGTGAGAGACAAGGATGGAACTATTGCTTCTATGCTTATATCAGAGATGGTTGGATACTACTCTAAAAAAAATAAGAATTTAATTGACGTACTAGAAGATATTTATCAGGAATTTGGTTACGAGTTGGAAAACAATTATTCTCTTGTGCTTGAAGGAGTTGAAGGCCAAGAAAGGATCAAGCGAATAATGGAAAAGTTTAGAAACAACTTCCCCAAAGAAATGGGGAATCTCAAACTTGAACAATACGCGGATTATTTAAAAAGAAAAATATACAATTTAACAACAGGCGAAATTAGCGATATAACCGATATACCTTCTTCTGATGTTTTAAGATTCTGGTTTAGCGATGGTTCATGGTATGCAATTAGGCCTTCCGGAACAGAACCAAAACTTAAAATATACATATATTCAAACGATAAAGAAAAAGAAAAATCAAAAGCAAAGCTCAATTTAATTAAAAATATCGTTGATAATATCATAGAACATGTTGTTTAGCGTTTCACACCTTGTTGGGGGAAAAAACTATGATGGATATAGATAATACGTCAGACTCTATAAAAGATAAAGACAAAATCGAAGGATATATCTCAGAATTTTTATCATATCTGAAATTCGTCAAGCGAAGGGCAGACTCAACCATATATGAATACAAAAAAATATTGAACAATTATAAAAAATTTGTTCAAATTTATGGTCTTACCCGAGGATGTTTTCTAAAATATCTTGAAGAGATCTCAAATCTATCACAAAGAACCATAAAACTTAGGATAGTTGTTTTAAAATCCTTTTTGAACTATCTATACGAAAATGGAGAAATATCTGGTAAAAAATATTGGAAAGATGCAAACGCAAAAATTCCAAGTGACGTTCCCAAAGGCTTGACAGAAAGTCAAATCAAAGTTTTTTTCTCCGTTATTGAAGATAAATTTGACAAAACTTTTTATTCATTATTATTAAAAACGGGTTTAAGAATTTCAGAAGCCTTATCGTTAGAAAAAGAACACATTATTTTTTACGATGATCATGCCGAGCTTGTTATAAATGGGAAAGGAAACAGAGTAAGATATCTAAAGATTTCAAAACAATACGCAGAACAATTAGTAACCTTTGCAAACGGTAAAAAATACATATTTTCAAATGACAACGATGTTCCAATAACTTCTAGAACTATGGAGAGAAGATTTCAAGATTACGTTATAAAAGCCAACAAAAAGATCGATCAATTAAGGATTAACGGTTATAACAATATAAATTATATCAACGCAACCCCCCATGCTTTAAGGCACACATGCGCAAAAAGGCTTTTAAACTCAGGGAAAAATTTGGAAGAAGTTCGATACATACTTGGACATACGACCATCTCAACTACAGGAATATACGTTAGATCTGATAGTCATAGTTCAGTGCTGGATCAAATATAAGATTACAACTTTAAAGTCACCTTTCAAAAAGTTCCCCAACTTAACGGGGAACTTTTTAATAAAGAAAAAAATATTTTTGTTGTTTATTATATGTTTAACTTTACATTGTATAATAAGATCTATAAGGGTATAATATATTTACTATTAAGAAAGTGCTTCCTATTAGATATAATTATATTTAATATAAAATTATATCTATAACGTATAATAAAATATATAATGTATATATACTCTTTGAAAATTAAAATATAACAAAACAGATCAACAATAAATTAATGATTCAAATTTTTCCTGTGACAAATAAAAAAGTAGAGAATTTATTAAAAATTAGAAAAGAAATTTCTGTCGGAAAACCTAAGTTTTCCGACAGAGTGAGTTAAACAATCAAATAATACGAATTCTAACCTATGAAATCCTTTATTTATGCTAATTACAAACTACCTCTTTGTAAGAAGCCATGAGAGCCTTTGAAGTTTTCAATAAATATAAAAAACTAATATCTTAAATTTAATTCTCTAAATTAAGCGTTTTACGAAGACCCTTTTCTTTAGAAAGTGTTAGATAAAAATTTTCACCAACAATTTAAATGAAAATTTAACCTTTTCCCTTTTACTCAGGAAAACCATTTATATACATTGCATATTTATATCATTTTGTATATATTAACGAATCTATATATATAAAAGTTTCTTCTCTTGCTCAAAGAATGTTATAATATAAAATGATTCATAAAGTTGATACTGAAAAGGCAAAAAATGAAGAAGGTGAAATACAAATGCAAAGTTCAAATTTGGAAGAAATAATTCAAACTCTAAGGAGTTTAAAGAAACAGATAAAGGAAAATTACAAGGCTGAAATTATAGGAATATTTGGGTCTTACGCCAGAAGAGAAGAGAAAAGAGATAGTGATTTGGATATAATAGTTAGATTCGAAGAAGGTGCAACACTGTTCGATTTGGCAGGATTATCAATTTTCTTACGGGAAAAACTTAATGTTAAAGTTGATGTCGTTTCAAATAAAGCTATAAGAGAAGAGTTAAAAGATGAAATATTAAAAGAAGCTATATCGATATGAAAAGAGATTACACTCTTTTTTTAAAAGATATAATTAATGCTATGTCTTCTATCGAGGAATTTGTTCAAGGAATGAGTTTTGAAGAATTTTCAAAGGATGACAAAACTTTTAGTGCTGTTGTAAGAAAATTCGAAGTTATCGGTGAAGCTACAAAAAACATTCCAGATAGCTTGAGAGAGAAGTATCCCTATATTCCATGGAATAGTATGGCTGGAATGAGAGACATATTAATACATGCCTATTTCGGTATTGATTGCGAATTAGTATGGGAATCAATAAAGAATGAAATACCAAGGATAAAACCTGAATTAGAAAAAATAATTAAAGATATAAAATAAAGGTATAAAATTGTGAGATACTTCAATCAAATTTTATAAGTTGGAGAAGATTAATGGCTAAAAGGCAAAAACCTTCTAAAAAAAATACACAATATAAGATTGAAAAGTTAATCGATTTAGCAAAGGGGGAGCTTCTCAATCACGGCATCACTAACTTCAATTATGAAAAAGTTATCTACGATGCCAAACTCAGCAAATCGACTGTTTATAAAAAGTTTGGTAAAAAGGATGAATTCATAATTTTTGTTATTAAGAACTTATTAGATGATTTCTTTATTCCCTTTAAAAAATACGTTGATGATTTTAACACATTCCAAGAAGTCCTTGATTACTTATCCAATCTAAACTTTGACGTTCAATCTCTGATGAAAGAGTACCCCATAGATGATCTTTTTGAACATCCCGAGATTACTTCAGTCATAAATGATTACTACTATCAACGGTTTGGAAAGGTAATCACTGATAAGATCGCTGAATTTCAAAAAGCAGGGCAGATAAGAAAGGATATTGAAGCTAAATACATCTTAGAATTTCTTACCTCTGTTACCAAAGGTATGGGTATGATGCTTAAAGATCATGATTTCAAGGAAGTTATTAATAATTACAGAAAGTTAATTGAAACAGCCCTAGCTTACAAAGCAAATTCTGAAAAGGAGTGAACAGTATTAAATTGAAAAATCACTTAAGATCCAGTAAATTTTTTGACGTCTTGAGTCTCACAATCTTTATTATAGTTTTTTTTAACTTTAGTACGATTGCCATCGCCGCTCCAATTTCTAGTAGAGTTCCAATTGATAGAGATGACGAAGATTCCTCAAAAATACAAATAATAGAACCATCCAAAATAGCTGAACCTGAACCCAAACCTAAACCTGCTCCCTCTATAGTTCCCCTAGAAACTCCACCTATAACTCCTCAAATCCAAAATGAACTAATTTCACAACTGAAAACTTTTCAAGGATTTGTTGGATTTGAATTGAGAGATCTTTCTACCAATGATGTTTTTATTGCTTACAATTCTGAAAAGTTATTCATCCCTGCCTCAAACACAAAATTACTTACCGCACTTGTTGCCTTAGAAAGTTTGGGAGATGACTACAAATTTGAAACCAAAATATACCATACAGGGGAAATAACAAATAATTTCAGAGGAAATCTATATATAAAAGGATATGGAGACCCTGTCTTAACTTCTTTACAATACAAAGAAATACTAAAAAGGGCAACGGTGGATAGAGGAATAAAAACGATATATGGCGATATAATTTTCGATTATTCTTTTATGACAGAAGAAGGTTTTGGAAGAGGCTGGATGTGGGATGACCCCCAACCACAAATAGCTGCGATTAATATTTGGCAAACAAGCTATGAATCTTTTAAATATAAAACAAATTATGAAATAAGGGATTATATAACCTTTCTTACAACATTGTACTTACAAGAAATAGGTGTCGAATTTTGGGGAGAAATAAGGTATGAAGAAGTACCTTCTAACGCTAATCTACTGTACACAAATTATTCCCCACCCTTAACAGATATAATACAACAAATGTTGGAGATTAGCGATAACCAGATTGCCGAACAGCTTTTTAGAGATCTTGGCGCTATTTACGGTAACGGAGAAATAGAAGATTCCGAAAATCACTTTAAGAAAGTCATCAAAGAAACCTTAGGATACGACACAACCGATTATGTAATTAAAGATGGCTGTGGATTATCTATGTACAACTTAATTTCCCCAAAGATGTTGGCAGATACTTTATTTTATCTATATTCACAATACCAATCTAAATTTTTAGATTACTTAGCATCGCCATACGAAGAAAGTACTCTTGAAAAACGTTTTAACTTTGAAATTTATGCAAAAACCGGAACTTTGTATTACGATTCTGCCATCAGTGGAATTTTCAAATCAAAAAGTGGAAAATATTATATTTTTAGCTTAATGGAAAACAACTTTCCTTTAGATGTTCAAAAGGTGAAAGAGTTTGAAA
This genomic window from Petrotoga mexicana DSM 14811 contains:
- a CDS encoding D-alanyl-D-alanine carboxypeptidase/D-alanyl-D-alanine-endopeptidase, with product MKNHLRSSKFFDVLSLTIFIIVFFNFSTIAIAAPISSRVPIDRDDEDSSKIQIIEPSKIAEPEPKPKPAPSIVPLETPPITPQIQNELISQLKTFQGFVGFELRDLSTNDVFIAYNSEKLFIPASNTKLLTALVALESLGDDYKFETKIYHTGEITNNFRGNLYIKGYGDPVLTSLQYKEILKRATVDRGIKTIYGDIIFDYSFMTEEGFGRGWMWDDPQPQIAAINIWQTSYESFKYKTNYEIRDYITFLTTLYLQEIGVEFWGEIRYEEVPSNANLLYTNYSPPLTDIIQQMLEISDNQIAEQLFRDLGAIYGNGEIEDSENHFKKVIKETLGYDTTDYVIKDGCGLSMYNLISPKMLADTLFYLYSQYQSKFLDYLASPYEESTLEKRFNFEIYAKTGTLYYDSAISGIFKSKSGKYYIFSLMENNFPLDVQKVKEFENSIINYLYENL